GTATAAATTTAACCTGTGGGCCACATATTATTTCTGCCATTTTAATGCATGCAAGTTGAACGAGATTTTTGACAAACTATGTGACTTTTTTACCTGTGTAATCAACAGCACATACTCAAAAGATGCAGTAGTGATCTCCTTGTTGTCACTTGTTCTGTGGACTGTTTGCCATTTTCAAGAAAGAACTCTCTTGAGTTGTCCCACCACTTCACTGTGTTTGTTATTTTAGTGTCATTTGATTATAAATGGTTTCATGCTGTAGTTTGTGAGTTTCTCACCTCAAATAACACACCAGATTTGAATCTTTGCTAGTATGAAACCAGTCAGTATAACTCCCTTGATAagccttcattttctttttaacagataCTGGGGTGTACTCTGCCTGATGATAAGCGAATACTTGCCTTAACTTTTTAACTAGTCATTTTATACAGGGACGGTGGCAATTGTTGTGGGCTAAACGGGGAATGAGGGTGTGGTCTGCCATGGGTGAGAGCCATTAAGGGGACACTATCTGGGAACCTGAAATAGCAAAACAAGTTTTCAAAGATTCAGGTCAGGtaccatgcactggtacagcacattgccacatccGTCACagaatgaaacagctcaggatcctggttggcaaacccccagacagacacacggtgcagtcccaccctccagaaatgaccatcttaTCTGTCGTAGCTagatgttacgtgggcatccccttggcctggtccagcatcTCGAGTCGTCAGCAATGAGTATCCTGTGAGCTGAATCTCCCTcttggaatcacaccacatggccatagtgccgtaactgacactgcctcacaatgcaagtaatgtgcctcatttgggaatctgtgagcaaacactcattcaacacaaagtcaaaccaagggTACCCAAGGATTCGCCAAAGAGACACAGTGATAAAATTGTCACTGTTAAATTTGTTAATTTGAAAAAATTACCTTTCTATATTTGTGAGATGGCAGCTAGAGATTTTCAATAAtaacttttgatatatttttaaaaatggccaGATCTAAATTTTAAAAGGAAGAATCCAACTGGTACCACATATTACTGCAGCCAAGTGAAGTTGTAGTCTACTTAGTGCCTTTTCATTGAAATTGAaactatttccatccatccatccattatcgaacccgctactgtatatcctaactacagggtcacgggggtctgctggagccagttccagccaacacagggcacaaggcaggaaacaaaccctgggcagggcacacacacccacacactagggacaatttaggatcgccaatgaacctaacctgcttgtctttggattgtgggaggaaaccggagcgcccggaggaaacccacgcagacacggggagaacatgcaaactccacgctgggaggtcctgggaagcaaacccaggtctcttaacttcaaggcagcagcgctaccactgcaccaacctAAActatttaatcaattaattatcTTTGACAAATCACTCATGAATATCCATTTTGTTTAGATATTTATTCCTTTATTCCTCTTACATACAGTTAGCCAGACAACTCCCATATGGAAAGTAAGGTGAACCCTCTTTGGAGTAGTTGGATGACACTCCCAAGTTTGAAGGTTCAATTCCTTCTTTTCCCAGGAACTCCTTTGGATGTCCACATTTTGAGTGATAGTGCTGCTCAAAGTCATTGTTCCCAATTTTTGTCATAGTCCAATGCATTAAATGAACTAATATAAACTCAGTCCTATAAATATTGTGCTGCTAAAAGGGACATTCTAGTCTTTttagaaaatgtgtttatttttcaatGCAATGCACGAGAGATGCAATTTGTGTAACTTGAACATTTACTTCCTAGACGTTTTCTCTTTGACACAACGGAGAACAGAACAAGCAGGTGCTTTCAGCAGCAGCAGGCTTCAAATATCAAAACCATCAATAAGATGCTCTCCAACTTTGCATAGACTGACTCATAGTTCAAGCAATATGGCTTCCTCCTTGATCTACGCTATTAAGAtgttgtattatcgtggtatttccctccacttgcccttttacctatTTCCTCaaaggtaagtgttctcgtcaagttcgttatcgggttggtctactgttgcactttaagatgaacacacacacacacagataaacacacacacagaccctaaccacaacagtgccctatgaatgacacacacatgctgattaacccttagcactttaaaccacacaagtgctataggaataacagcctgtcattcagcacttcaagagacttacttattttcggcacgaacaacaatacgatgttttagtgatatctcagacctaaatattacttttggtctacaagaatacatttaaacatacaaagactcagcactcttgactataagccattcatcagccaagaataccttctttctcgtatttgttccttctattgagtatagtgctcttcactctcagccatataaacctcgcagcacagaaataatggcaaaaatccggctgtcaccaggtgctcaaagaaatctaacttattacttcaatcactctagacattaagacaaagcatagaaagttaaaagcagcatggtatttattacaagaataataataataccacaagaacaaagaataatagaaaataggtagtgataggaaagtctgaatatatatagtctttagaaaaagcttacgaaaaagttacagatgacaaggatgaatgtcccagggaggcgtttgatttagcaatcgatgttcatgatgcctttctgacgaccagggccgtcttcgtccgttcctcttcttctttcttcttctccctttgcttctctttcttctccctttgcttctctcttcttctttccaaaccaagacatatttattatgaaatgtcatgccttggtttcacaacacatgcaccggattggctggctgtccaaatgattgatgaattaattcaatgtttgttttcccacacaacaaaacctttgatgtactctgaggtatcagtaattcttcctgtcccaggctataaagcaaattgttgttccagatgtccatccataaagtaatcaatagcctgaggtatcagctcagcatcctttcccaggctataaaaccaaattagcacgaagctatgaagaagtgttataaaagtaaggtgtaagggaagaaaacctgctttaatttgttaatttcttgtcttgtcttgaacaaaatataatggaaaccaaaatgtacagatataACAGATGTCATACTGTATCATTTGGTTTTATAGTGCATACCTGTCTTCTCTAAATTTTTCCTGTTACATTAACAATGACGGGCTCGCTGAAGTCTGAATAAAAGTCACCCCTCTGTCCCCGACACCAGTACATTCCTAAATGTAACGGCTTTGCAAAGCTCACTAAATATGTAAAGCCAGGTTCTTGGCATCCATCTGCTGGAAGGTCTTCATCGATGTTTTTGTGCCAAGTGTACTTCCATCCAGTACTGTCTCCTGGGATCTGACATTTCAGAGTGAAGCTTTCTCCCTCTGCAATTTTGAAATGTTCCCAGGGCAAAGGAATAGAATTTCTGTCCTTCATTATCAGTTTAGGCTTCAAATTACCACCTGGAATGGAAAAAAGGAGGAAATACATCTGTCTCTGAAATTACGATATTACTGTGATTATGTTCTACTCATCATGGTTTACTCTTTTTTGGAGATGTATTTCTAAATGATCATTTATGGAGCCAACCAAGATTGTCTTTTGACTTACTTTCCACATTAAGCATCACGGGAACGCTGGCTCTGGTCATTCCTTCATTTTCATCCTCTATCTCACAGTGATACCTCCCAGCAGTGGCTGGTTCTGCTGCAACGATCTTCATACTTTCTACAGATCCAGTGTACCTGAGCTCCTTTGAGTCTTTGAAGAAGCGGTACTTCAGGTGCACTTGGGGCTGCTTTGTTTGAACTAAGCACTGCAGGATCACAGCCTCACCAGGCCACACTGAGGCACTGGGCAAGATTTTTAGGACTGGCCTGCTGTAAAGTCCTGAGGAGAgattgagaaataaaaaaattatgaaaaaaaagtattatttgatTACAGTTTACTTGTCAGATCACTACATCATTGAAACttgaaaaatgaaagtaatgaGTTTTAATGTAATTGTAGAGTAAAACAATGAATAATGTGCCAGTGAGTCCTTTCAGAATATATATGGATGTCTGTTTGACTGGGAAGTGTTTCACACGTTATTCTAGTTATTTTTTTGACCCAAAGGTTTCAGTCTATCACCTCAGTTACCACAGTTTACTTTAACttctaaataatattttacagCATTTTCACTCAATGCACTGCACATGTAAGGCCCATGCCAAGTTTTTATGTGCATAAGCACGATGTGCACctcatatttatataatttcacCTTGACTGTGTCATGAGAGGGGCCGTATGTGAGGACATCTAACAGGTGCCCATAAAGGCTAATGTGTATTACCTAAAGAGTAGATGTGTACCAGAACATAAACAAAGATATAAACAGTCAGTAAAATGACTCAGAATTAAAAAGGTTTTCACAATTTTATCAGAACCACTTTCATCCACAACACTTACAAttttatggttgtggtgagcTAAGGAGAATAAGGCTAGCATTGGGTGTCATTCCCTTTCAAACATTAAACATGgactattaaataataatatattgtaaaattaaatgttatgCAAGTACCAACTATCACTCTTCACATTTGTTATGATTATTGAGCAAGATTTGAAAATCGGTTTCttaaaaatattcatttgttCAAATGGTAATGCCAAAAATAAATCCTAAATTTTCAAgatctttttattttgatgaaataTCTAAAGTTTTGACATTGGTAATatgattatattttcattatttcacatTCAAGCAGGAATTTTCCTACTAatgttagaacatcagaacaatcgagaacaggccattcagcctaacaaagattgccagtcttatccactcaattcttccaaaataacgtcAAGTCGTAAGTTCTAAATTAGTACTATCATTAGAGTTTGGGATGCCGAATTGTTACAGGAGAGGGCGTTATTGTGGCATGTCTTCATAATGTGAATAATGTAACAACTCAGATTTTATTAACTATCCCTAATTATAAACAACCAGTAActgcgtactgcacgataacgtgcagtgaatacacttgacttgagcgttgagttttcatcctctttctctgtctctgtttagcattcgtttgctcagaggttgatgcgcttgctgcttcctgagcagctcttcttttcttcaccctagcggcccgctgcttctcttctttcatctgcatctttttgtgtaaaaactgattaagttagtttttgtgttgcaattacttggtatgttttctttaatttttcacttaagtgccAATCTATTGAGTAGCACAGCACTAACAAGGGCTATGATTGGTAAGAGTTGCATTAATGTGGATTATTAGTCAGTAGTGCATTTGTTAAAAATACAACAGTGGGAAAagtataaacaaatacattttatcatagagagagacagagatgggagtagattcacacctggtggcatggatcgtggactatcttacagacagacctcagtatgtgcgtctcgggaactgcaggtctgacattgtggtcagcaacacaggagcgccgtaggggactgtactttctccggtcctgttcagcctaaatacatcagacttccagtacaattcggagtcctgccacgtgcaccagttcactgatgacactgctatcgtgggctgcatcaggagtgggcaggaggagtataggaacctaatcaaggactttgttaaatggtgtgactcaaaccacttatacctgaacaccagcaaaatcaaggagctggtagtggattttattaggcccaggcccctcctggaccccgtgatcatcagaggtgactgtgcagagggtgcagacctataaatacctgggagtgcagctggatgataaattggactggactgccaatactgatgcactgtgtaagaaaggtcagagccgactatacttccttagaaggttggcgtccttcaacacctgcaataagatgctgcagatgttctaccagacggttgtggcgagtgccctcttctacgcggtggtgtgctggggaggcagcataaagatgaaggacacctcacacctggacaaacttgttaggaaggcaggctttattgtaggaatgaagctgggcagtttaacatctgtggcagagtgatgggcattaagcaaactcctgtcaatcatggagaattcactgcatccactgaacagtgtcatctccaggcagaggagtagcttcagtgacagtgGCTCTACAATTAGCTAATGGACAGATGTTGTTCttcttcatttatgttaattagtttctactttgtttatgatttattttaacatatcTATATCCTCACATATGATAGTTCAGTATTCTATTctatctattcttgcattttgctttgagagtatcctaactacagggtcacgggggtctgctgaagccattcccagccaacacagggcaaaaggcaggaaagaaaccccgggcagggcgccagtccaccacagtttAAAGTTCATGCGATAAATAAAGATACACATATTACTAGTTTTACTTCAAGCAAAACAAGGCTTTGTGTTATACAAAGGGTCATTGAGGATATCACAGGGGAAAAATGGTTTCTCTACAACAGCTTGTGCTGAAGAATGGCTGAACCAGTCCAACAGCTGCTCTGTAGCTCTGTCTTGAAAAGTTGTCATAGACTTTTTATTGTACACAATGCACTAATGGAAGATGAAAAGCAGACCACTACAACCAGTAAGAGATGATGTAAGGCCTAATTGTACACTCAACCATGTAGTAATGAGCTCAAAATCAGTCCATATATTCACGTGTATGTGCTATTGCACTCTTACCTTCAGCTTGCTCCAAGTTAGTTAGTACATTTAGCACTGgaaaatatgagaaattgtacAACACAGTCAGTTAAAACAACTTTATgttgtattatttaataaaagtataataataatgaaataaatacaccCCCAGCAAGACCTTCAAGCTGGAGTTTAGTCCCCAGAATCTTCTCTTCCATATCGAAatctcaaagagttaaagtccGACAGCATCACACACAGTTCTATCTAAACAATTGGTCACAGATTCCAATTTATCAACAAACGAGATTCCAAAAGGTAATTTAACATTTGTTAGTGAAgctaagaagtattttaaaaccTGAGGATTGACCAGTTGAACCACAAGCTTAGCAAGTTCAGATTTCTGTTTAAAAGAGTGCTTACCAATGAACAAAACAAGTTTGGGAGTCTGCATCCTGACCAGAAATTCTTTAGACACACATCTGGCCACACTACTGTGGCGGCAGCTTTAATAGTTTGCCATCAGTAATTGACCTGCCTCTGCTTCTGCATGTTTGAtgtgactgcattgtgccaataATTGCACAATATCCTTACCTGAAATGTCCCTTTGACTGCTCTGTCTCCCAGTACCCTTtgctccatgcttcacagttgcaGTAACTCATTAGTCACTGAACGTCACATTGCATagtacttgcattttttttttatgtggagCCTCGTGTATGCATGTTCTGCTTTACTCACTGGCACATGAAAGCGTAAGATGCACATCGCTCACACCATTGCTTCCTCTAATTCTCAGAGGCTCAAGATGAAGCGAGGTGATCTTCTCATGTGTCACAattcagtaaacaaaaaaaaaatcctttgctcCTCTTTTTGTACAGTTGTTCGAGGTATTTCCTTGTGATCTCAACATCCATTGCCATTATGGAACAGGTAGCTATGATGCTCTGTGTCACTAGGGGGCGTGACATACATGTGTATGTGTCGTGTCTGGAGGGTGGTCATGTGGTCATTTTATGGGAAGTAGTACTGATGAAAACTGAATTATACTTTATTGTCTTTTTATCAATgtggttcatttttatttaaagaacaatgaAGCCACATAAAACCATTTTTTTGAACTAGCTTTATTCAGTTCAGGTTTCCAAGAAAAAACTAGGAGGAAAAAGTGGAATACCTGGTATGGAACCCATGCTGATACAGTAGGTATAAGAGAACTCTACACAAACAATGGCCGGGCCGTTACTCAAACCCAGGACTCAGTAGCTGTGAACCAGCACAAAAAATCTTCCTGTACTTTTACAAAAATTGAGCAAGCAGTAATAGAGAGTATGGCACAAATTATTTACACTGCTCCTGCTCATTGTTGTAAGTTGGCAGAAAGCTGGTAATTTGTGGACCAGGAAATCAAAGTATCTGAAGGGTAGCCTGTGACCAAGAAGAATATCTGAACCAGGAAGTCAAAATAGCTATCgtcaaaaaatcaaaaccttaACCAAAACTAGAGACATGACTGTGTTTTATCTTGAAACTTGGAAACTAAGCAATCCATGCTGACATCTTATGCACTCTCCCTGTTTATGACATATAATGCAATGCTACTCTCAGTCATGTAACCAGCAACATGTTTCATTGccattaaggcaaattaaaaTGGGCTTGGAGTGCCATCATATACAAGATGCTTGTTATGTGTCTGCCAGATTGTGTTCCCTTACCTCTTTGTTAatttctttctgaatttttggTCTAgattaaagtgttttttatatgttcattgcaattttttattgtatattaatagtatgtattatattattacatacatatatatttatgtgtcaaGCTAAGTTCTTCTGTGTcccttatgttttgtgggtggtatgTAAAGAGGTCGGGCCACCCTGACTTCACCACACCTGAACCATTCCTTCTGGCTATTGTTCTGAATACAATCAAGAACAGcgataaaaaagaacaaatatatatatatatatatatatatatatatatatatatatatatatatatatatatatatatatatatatatatatatatacagtggtgtgaaaaactatttgcccccttcctgatttcttattcttttgcatgtttgtcacacaaaatgtttctgatcatcaaacacatttaaccattagtcaaatataacacaagtaaacacaaaatgcagtttttaaatgatggttttattatttaggagaaaaaatccaaacctacatggccctgtgtgaaaaataattgcccctgaacctaataactggttgggccacccttagcagcaataactgcaatcaagcgtttgcgataacttgcaatgagtcttttacagcgctctggaggaattttggcccactcatctttgcagaattgttgtaattcagctttatttgagggttttctagcatgaaccgcctttttaaggtcatgtcatagcatctcaattggattcaggtcaggactttgactaggccactccaaagtcttcattttgtttttcttcagccattcagaggtggatttgctggtgtgttttgggtcattgtcctgttgcagcacccaagatcgcttcagcttgagttgacgaacagatggccggacattctccttcaggatttttggtagacagtagaattcatggttccatctatcacagcaagccttccaggtcctgaagcagcaaaacaaccccagaccatcacactaccaccaccatattttactgttggtatgatgttctttttctgaaatgctgtgttccttttacgccggatgtaacggacatttgccttccaaaagttcaacttttgtctcatcagtccacaaggtatttttccaaaagtcttggcaatcattgagatgtttcttagcaaaattgagacgagccctaatgatcttttgcttaacagtggtttgcgtcttggaaatctgccatgctggccgtttttgcccagtctctttcttatggtggagtcgtgaacactgaccttaattgaggcaagtgaggcctgcagttctttagacgttgtcctggggtcttttgtgacctctcggatgagtcgtctctgcactcttggggtaattttggtcgaccggccactcctgggaaggttcaccactattccatgtttttgccatttgtggataatggctctcactgtggttcgctggagtcccaaagctttagaaatggctttataacctttatcagactgatagatctcaattacttctgttctcatttgttcctgaatttctttggatattggcatgatgtctagcttttgaggtgcttttggtctacttctctgtgtctggcagctcctatttaagtgatttcttgattgaaacaggtgtggcagtaatcaggaaattgaactcaggtgtgatacaccacagttaggtgatttttgaacaagggggcaattactttttcacacagggccatgtaggtttggattttttttctccctagataataaaaaccatcatttaaaaactgcattttgtgtttacttgtgttatatctgactaatggttaaatgtgtttgatgatcagaaacattttgtgtgacaaacacaaatatatatgtgCTGTAACTTCTTCTTAGGGCAAAAGACTAAGAATCAGTTTAATTAAGTGCCACAATGTCTGGGTCTGTTTGACACTTTTATAACTTTTTCTCCTTCCATCTGTGTGCATCTTGAGGAGGCTTTCATTTCACCCATGTTGGTTgtcaaagtaaacaatgaaatttAAACCATTGTAAACAGATGTGCTACTTTGGTAAATCCAGTGGTGTTTGAAGGTTTCATTCACCAAACACTTAAGTTTacagagattgagagagagataATGAAAAAACTGGTGCACttcaatttgaatttaaaaatgtccTTCTAACTGGAGAGGATGGCCTGTTTATTTTCTGTCTGAGTTCTTTATTTTTGACTTACATGGTTAATGCAAACTTTCTAAGTAGTGTGTAAACTGCCATGGCTATGAGATGTATGATCACAGAGCATCTGATAGGTCAGAAATGATGTAATTAAATGCACATTGTGATTGACAGCTAGCAAAGCACTGTGTGCAACATTTAACTTACTgtaacaacataaaaataataactttttaaaaataataatagatataATAACAGCACTCACCCTAGACAGTAATAACACACACATTGGCATGCAgctgtatttctttattaaaaagttCACTGTTTACATTGTGTGTGTAGGTCTGTTCCTCTGTCTGGCACATGTGTATTGGTTTGCactttaattttttctatttttcactaTATTTGTTGGTACTTTATGTTGAAGAAGTGAATTTCATGTCAGAGATCAATAGTGTCCCATCAACAGTATCTAAatacctatctattatattgtgtctTTTAAATCTGTTGATCTATCTAAACACAGAGAAAGGATGAACAAAAGggatgcaagtgaaaagaagaccacaaaagcaaaataaagaccCTAGAGCCCCTCTGGACATAGCTAAATTATGTCAAAGTCCCTTTGTACCTACATGGAAGTAGCATGTCTGCTGTTGAATACCTTTCACAAATTCTCTAGTTCAAGTATGGACAATCTGTTCTCGTCTACCATCTGTCAAATGAGTTCTTGCCCCATCACTTGATGCCACACACCACTAACACAACCTATGTTGACTTCTGTGATGTTCTGGAAATCACTGTCAGGATCAGGGCTGCTCTCTGAAAGTACTAAAACCATTCTCCTAGTGCTCCTTCTATCAGCCCCAAACACCTACATTTTCTCTTTAAGGTCCTATCTTTCATCCATATAAGGATGTATGGCCTTATGTATTGCCGAATGGAGCAGTTTGTTGTTACCCATTTGTCAGGGGGACTCCTAAATACTTGACTGAGTTCCTTTAACTTTCTTAAAGGCCCATAAAGTAATAACTTCCTGAGCACAATAACAATTTCTGCCAGATATCCCACAACAGTCtggtaaaatattgttttatttctatttgtgtcATCTGAtaaaagtatattatatattatcttatatataagaCCAATTTCTGCAATCTTCTATTTTTACTGCACTGTGGACActatcatttcattatttttataagaGAAAAGGGAATGAAACTTGAAgttgaaagttaaaataaaattattaatgtttCATAGGTCAATATTTAATCCAGTCTAGAAAATACTTCAGTTAAGCATAATATATTGCTGGCTGGATAAATGCTTCAGCTGAAGCAATATTTCAGGA
The nucleotide sequence above comes from Polypterus senegalus isolate Bchr_013 chromosome 18, ASM1683550v1, whole genome shotgun sequence. Encoded proteins:
- the LOC120519064 gene encoding basement membrane-specific heparan sulfate proteoglycan core protein-like isoform X2, whose amino-acid sequence is MQTPKLVLFIGLYSRPVLKILPSASVWPGEAVILQCLVQTKQPQVHLKYRFFKDSKELRYTGSVESMKIVAAEPATAGRYHCEIEDENEGMTRASVPVMLNVESGNLKPKLIMKDRNSIPLPWEHFKIAEGESFTLKCQIPGDSTGWKYTWHKNIDEDLPADGCQEPGFTYLVSFAKPLHLGMYWCRGQRGDFYSDFSEPVIVNVTGKI
- the LOC120519064 gene encoding basement membrane-specific heparan sulfate proteoglycan core protein-like isoform X1, giving the protein MQTPKLVLFIVLNVLTNLEQAEGLYSRPVLKILPSASVWPGEAVILQCLVQTKQPQVHLKYRFFKDSKELRYTGSVESMKIVAAEPATAGRYHCEIEDENEGMTRASVPVMLNVESGNLKPKLIMKDRNSIPLPWEHFKIAEGESFTLKCQIPGDSTGWKYTWHKNIDEDLPADGCQEPGFTYLVSFAKPLHLGMYWCRGQRGDFYSDFSEPVIVNVTGKI